In one Zobellia galactanivorans genomic region, the following are encoded:
- a CDS encoding ester cyclase, with product MKPIGLLLTLLISIMASSCKDNGQLHSDGLPKLEHLMATNYNNFIEASWNKKNMDTLQSVSAENYIHNQNGIRVADNQNEMKAFMNIYFMGFPDAYMTVDATVIKGQQLFTHWTLTGTNTGIFSETPATGKKIKLSGHATVSFNNKGKIIQEDVYYNELELLQQLGYTLNPPVLK from the coding sequence ATGAAACCTATAGGACTTTTATTGACTCTTCTTATTTCCATTATGGCTTCGTCATGCAAAGACAATGGCCAATTACATTCGGACGGTTTACCAAAGCTCGAGCACCTTATGGCTACTAACTACAACAACTTCATAGAGGCCTCTTGGAACAAAAAAAACATGGATACCCTTCAATCGGTTTCAGCCGAAAATTACATTCACAATCAAAACGGAATACGGGTAGCGGATAATCAAAATGAAATGAAAGCCTTTATGAATATTTATTTTATGGGCTTTCCCGATGCCTATATGACCGTTGACGCTACCGTAATCAAGGGCCAGCAACTTTTTACACATTGGACATTGACAGGAACGAACACCGGAATATTCAGTGAAACACCGGCCACGGGAAAAAAAATAAAACTGAGCGGCCATGCCACCGTTTCATTTAACAATAAAGGTAAAATCATACAAGAAGACGTGTACTACAACGAACTTGAACTGCTTCAGCAGTTAGGCTATACCCTAAACCCTCCCGTCTTAAAATAA
- a CDS encoding tetratricopeptide repeat protein yields MRTNFQKAIAFYALSIWSCSMLFAEIVNDGRDISYRKVFVDTDNFGASYLDVLERAYPLARPDSLKFSMLNDLAYYWHTRNLNKAMNFTKRGLFLTRASHDSVWRGRFQITEAAILLRKEKLNSAEAVLESARCKIPEKDLPLLNTQLGYVYERRGKLGKAADYALETLRLGEKLKDKRAMAMAYSDLSNLFWKQSKFTAGLEYGLKSLSLYEERGINDLDYDFTLYVVGNNYLSLKDHEKALNYFEHSITIGERYGFYNNLSDVYMILVDTYAYLNEFEKAEEAGVNALKYADLLDNNFMTMRSWLAIGKLKNLQGQYATAIECLEKSITIATEDFGDTFFLSQAYEALGKAHAGNHQYKEAYAAFARYDELKAAVFTAEADKRTSLLRTEFDVASKEDRILAQEALI; encoded by the coding sequence ATGAGAACCAACTTTCAAAAAGCTATTGCTTTTTACGCCCTTTCCATATGGAGTTGCAGTATGCTTTTTGCCGAAATCGTGAATGATGGCCGCGATATTTCCTACAGAAAAGTGTTTGTGGATACCGATAATTTTGGGGCTTCCTACCTTGATGTTTTAGAAAGGGCATACCCTTTGGCAAGACCCGATTCCCTCAAGTTTTCCATGCTGAACGACCTAGCGTATTACTGGCATACCAGAAATTTGAACAAAGCCATGAATTTTACAAAAAGGGGCTTGTTTCTTACCAGGGCTTCCCATGATAGCGTTTGGAGGGGGCGTTTTCAAATTACCGAAGCTGCCATTTTACTGAGAAAGGAAAAATTAAATTCTGCCGAAGCCGTATTGGAAAGTGCACGTTGCAAAATACCAGAAAAAGATTTACCCCTCCTCAATACCCAATTGGGCTACGTATACGAACGACGTGGAAAATTGGGCAAAGCAGCAGACTATGCCCTAGAAACCCTTCGCTTGGGCGAAAAACTGAAGGACAAAAGGGCCATGGCCATGGCCTATAGTGATTTAAGCAACCTTTTTTGGAAACAGTCGAAATTCACTGCCGGATTGGAGTATGGCCTTAAATCCTTATCCCTTTATGAAGAACGTGGTATAAATGATTTGGACTACGATTTTACCTTGTATGTGGTCGGTAATAATTATTTGTCGCTAAAAGATCATGAAAAGGCATTGAACTATTTTGAACATTCAATAACCATTGGGGAGCGTTACGGTTTCTACAATAATTTGAGTGATGTGTATATGATTTTGGTCGACACCTATGCCTATTTGAACGAATTTGAAAAGGCGGAAGAGGCCGGTGTCAATGCTTTAAAGTATGCCGATCTGTTGGATAATAATTTTATGACGATGCGAAGCTGGCTGGCCATTGGTAAATTGAAAAACCTACAAGGTCAATACGCTACCGCTATTGAATGTCTTGAAAAATCCATTACCATTGCCACGGAAGATTTTGGCGATACCTTTTTCTTGAGTCAGGCCTATGAGGCCTTGGGCAAGGCTCATGCAGGGAACCACCAATATAAGGAAGCATATGCCGCATTTGCCCGTTACGATGAACTGAAAGCCGCGGTATTTACAGCAGAGGCGGATAAAAGAACATCACTGTTGCGGACCGAATTTGATGTGGCCAGTAAAGAAGATAGGATATTGGCCCAAGAGGCGCTTATTTAA
- a CDS encoding sensor histidine kinase — protein sequence MALLLLLLLLSYKVIQNKFKVNKMLQKQNGEKEFLLKEIHHRVKNNLEIVSSLLSLQAARIDDEDMLKTMRESQHRVQSMGMIHQKLYTGKNLAAVEMKGYFEQLGEYIIDAFGFDPQVLLEVDMERLELDVDMAIPIGLIVNELFTNALKYAFPNGRKGNIRISLKEIDHILQLDVRDDGIGQLFDAKPKGSGFGTQLVGLLTKQLDGKMKLNVDQGTSVSIQFQLHKAA from the coding sequence TTGGCATTGCTATTGTTGCTTTTGCTTCTATCCTATAAGGTCATTCAGAATAAATTCAAGGTCAACAAAATGTTGCAAAAGCAAAATGGGGAAAAAGAGTTTTTACTCAAAGAGATTCATCATAGGGTTAAAAATAACCTAGAGATAGTTTCTAGCCTTCTGTCGCTTCAAGCCGCCCGTATAGATGATGAAGATATGCTTAAGACCATGCGCGAAAGTCAGCACAGGGTGCAAAGCATGGGGATGATTCATCAGAAGTTGTATACGGGAAAGAATTTGGCGGCCGTTGAAATGAAAGGGTATTTTGAGCAATTGGGGGAATATATCATCGATGCCTTTGGTTTCGACCCACAGGTCTTGTTAGAGGTAGATATGGAACGCCTGGAACTAGATGTGGATATGGCTATCCCTATTGGGCTTATTGTAAATGAATTATTTACCAACGCCCTGAAATATGCCTTTCCGAATGGAAGGAAAGGAAACATTAGAATAAGTCTTAAGGAAATAGACCATATACTCCAGCTAGATGTGAGGGACGACGGTATAGGTCAACTATTTGATGCGAAACCCAAAGGTAGCGGGTTTGGCACACAGCTCGTAGGACTGCTCACAAAACAATTGGATGGAAAGATGAAACTTAATGTAGATCAAGGTACTTCGGTTTCGATTCAATTTCAACTGCATAAAGCTGCTTAA
- a CDS encoding LytR/AlgR family response regulator transcription factor, with protein sequence MEREVRILIVEDDMIIAANISLQLGNLGYEVTGIVTRGEEAILHVRENPPDILLLDINLKGSLNGIETAKAIQTFKDIPVIFLTANTDEATFASAKKTRPKAFITKPFNKLNLQRTVELVADQIWVQEHPVRHSFLDLEVLGDRIFIRYNGKMEKVLLDDILYMEADRNYCTVVTENGNFVLSCTLKTMQERLPNSSFMRVHRSYVVNLSKLDVIADDHLEINRKAIPLSKANRDFLFKRIQAI encoded by the coding sequence ATGGAAAGGGAAGTTCGGATACTTATTGTAGAAGACGATATGATCATTGCTGCCAATATCTCATTACAACTCGGGAATTTGGGATATGAGGTTACAGGAATCGTGACCAGGGGGGAAGAGGCTATACTTCACGTCAGGGAAAACCCTCCGGATATCTTGTTGTTGGATATTAACCTTAAGGGAAGTTTGAACGGGATTGAAACGGCAAAGGCCATCCAAACGTTTAAGGATATTCCCGTTATCTTTCTCACCGCCAATACAGATGAAGCCACATTTGCATCGGCCAAGAAAACGAGACCTAAGGCATTTATCACCAAACCTTTCAACAAACTGAACTTACAACGGACCGTAGAGTTGGTGGCAGACCAGATATGGGTGCAAGAGCATCCGGTTCGGCATTCTTTTTTAGATTTGGAGGTTTTGGGCGACCGCATATTCATTCGTTATAATGGTAAAATGGAAAAGGTGTTATTGGACGATATCCTTTACATGGAAGCCGATCGTAACTACTGCACCGTAGTGACCGAAAACGGTAATTTTGTTTTGAGCTGTACGCTCAAAACAATGCAGGAGCGATTGCCTAATTCCAGTTTTATGCGCGTACATCGTTCTTATGTGGTCAACCTTTCCAAGTTGGATGTAATTGCTGATGACCATTTAGAGATCAATAGAAAGGCGATTCCGTTGAGTAAGGCCAACAGAGATTTTTTATTTAAACGTATACAGGCTATTTAA